The genomic region CAGAAAACCAATAGCTGTTAGGATCGTTAGCAAAATTGAGCCGACAAATAATAACAATAAGTCTTTTCTTGGTATTGGCATTGATTAGATGGGCAAAAGCTTGATAATCCACTGAATGAATTTGGAGCTTATATTGGTATCGGCACCTGGCAGAGCTACCTCTGGATTATTAGCAGGGGTTTCAATAACAATCTTTTGTGGCTCTGGATCGGGAGAAACTTGCTTGGCATGAATAATCAACCTTTGCCAATTGGTACCAAGCGGCCAGCATGTAATCAGCGTCAATGTTGGGTCAGCTGTCGGTTGGATTACGCTGATATCAGTAGGTTCGACTATCTTTTCTTCACTAACCTGATAAATGTATTTCTTAGAATTGTGATTGATCTCGATTGTATCACCTAATTCCAGCTTCTCAAGTAAAGCAAAGATATAATTATACTCTCCGGGAGCCCATGGATCATTGGAAGAATGACCTACTATTACTACATTTCCTGGATCACCAGGTTTTGCAGTACCTCCGAAGTGAACTACACCATTTTGTAAACTTGCCTGAACATCTGCTTCTACTACGCTTGGCTGGTAAACTACTGGAGCCTGGATCGCAATCTTCGGAA from Candidatus Saccharibacteria bacterium harbors:
- a CDS encoding class D sortase, which codes for MSRAKVNLSPKYDAISGQVYEHPISFSDGKKKHKRKKIFIGFKKTLIYSTVGIVGVIAFFVAFNWPVISSQISYALAAEDTSSQPLGKLEQVEVLEEAADAPAGEMINIPKIAIQAPVVYQPSVVEADVQASLQNGVVHFGGTAKPGDPGNVVIVGHSSNDPWAPGEYNYIFALLEKLELGDTIEINHNSKKYIYQVSEEKIVEPTDISVIQPTADPTLTLITCWPLGTNWQRLIIHAKQVSPDPEPQKIVIETPANNPEVALPGADTNISSKFIQWIIKLLPI